TGTCTGCGGGCGGCATCAGGCGCAGGGCCTCTTCGAAGATGGCGATCGCCTCCTGGTTGGCGTTGTGCTGCGAGGCGGCCTCGCCGGCCTTCACGAGGTAGGTGATCGCCTTGTCCGGATGGCCCGCGAGGTTCCAGTGATGGGCCAGGAGCGCATCGGGCGCCGTGTTGCCCTGGCCCTCGTACCATTCCGCCGAGGCCTGGTGGAGCGCCTGCTGCTGGGAAGGCAGCATTTGCTGGTAGACGACCTCCCAGGTGATGGCGTGGCGGAAGTAGTAGCCGGGCTCCGGCGCACTCGCCTCCAGGCTGATCAGGCCGCGAAGCTGGAGCTGTTCCAAGGCATCGAGCAACTGCTCGCGCGTGATGCTCAAAGAGCAGAGCGCCAGGAGCATGGCAAGGTTGAACGAGCGGCCGATGACACTCGCCACCTTGAGCACCGATTGCTCTTGCGGCGTCAGGCGATCCAGGCGGCTAGTGATCGTCCCTTCAATCGTGCCGGGCAGCTCCAGGTGGCCGGAGCCGCCAGCTTCGCACTGACGGCAGACGCCGGCTTCGACCACAAGCTGTTGCGACTCGCAGAGCGCAAGCGAGAGCTCTTCGCTGAAGAAGGGATTGCCTTCCGCGCGCTCCCAGATCAAGCGCACGGCGGTATCGGGCACGGTCGTGGCCCCCAGGCGATCCTGTACCAAGCTGACGGTTTCCTCGAAGGAGAGGCCCCCCAGGGTGAGGCGCACCGCCCGGGGCTGGGCCTTCATGCGCTGGTACTCGGCACAGGGGTTTGCTCCGAGCGGACGGGTGGTCATCAGCATGAGCAGGGACGGGATGCGCTCGGCGACGACGGCCGCCAGGGCCCAGGAGGCCGAATCCAGCCAGTGGGCGTCCTCGAGGACCACGACCAGGGGTGCGCGCTCCGAGGCTTCACCCAGCAGGTTGAGGAACAGTTCGTGGGTGTTGTCGGCGCGGACCTTGCCGTCCATCTGGGCGGTGTGCGCGTTGTCGGGGATGTCCAGCTGGAGGATGGCCCCCGCGAGCGGTGCGAGGCGGGCGAAGGCCGGGTCGAGCTGCGCGCGTTCGAGCAAGCTGGCGCGAAGGGCATCCCGGTCGTCGGTCGGCGCACCGAGCGAGAGGAGCGAGGCGAGGACGGGCGCCCAGGCCAGATAGGGAACCGTACGCTCGATGGCGTCGGTCTGCCCCACGCAGGCTGTCACCTTGCGCGTCCGCGCGAGCGAGAGGAAATCCCCGACCAGGCGGGACTTGCCCATGCCCGCGTCGCCTTCGAGTAGCACGATCGCTCCGTTGCGCGCTGCGACCAGGGTCTCCATGCGATCTGAGAGCAGCGCACGCTCGGCCGCACGTCCGATCAGGCGGCCTGTGGGAGCAGCTTGCTCGGGGCTTGAATCCCCTAGCGGCTTGAAGACCGGGACGGGGTCTTGCTTGCCCTTGACCTTGATGGCGGGCATGGCCTCGAAGCGCAGCTGGGCACGGGCGGCCTGCTGCGTGGTCGCATCGCACCAGACCCCGACGCCCACCGCCTGCATGAGGCGGGCGGCGAGATTGACTGCATCCCCAAGGACGGTGTACTCGCGCCGGCGATCGTTGCCGAGCTCGCCACAGAAGACCCGGCCCGTGGTCACCCCGACGCCGGCTTCCACGCCCAGAGCGGCGAGGCTTTCGTGGAGGGCCAAGGCCGCTCGGAGCCCCCGGACGGGGTCGTCCCCGTGCGCGAGCGGTGGGAGGCCGAGCGCGGCGAGCAGAGTGACGCCCTTCTCGTCCACGTTGAGCTTGTTGATGCTGCCCTCGAAGCGGTAGAGGGAGGCCTGCAGGACTTCCATGACGGCTTGCGCCCGTTCGAGCGGGGCCTGGTCCATACCGGGCAGCTTCACGAACAGGATGGTCGCCTGCCGCTGCTCCGAGAGCCAGCGGACTTGCCCTGCGGCCAGGCGCGCCTTCACGGCCCCCGGCACGTAGGAGAGGAGCGCTTTCTCGCTCTCCGTCGAGGGCACCGGCAGGCGTGTGGGGCGAGGCTCGAAGGTCGTGTGCAGGTCATCCAGGCGCACCCCGCCCGAGGGCAGGGTGGTGCCGACGCACTGGGCCTGGACCAGACTCCAGGCCTCGGGGGTAAGGGCCAGCTCGCCGGGATCCACGTCCGGGGCGACCTTGCCGATGGCGGTGATGGCGGGCCCTGTGACCAGCAACTCCCAGCGGTCGAAAGCGCCGCCGAGATCCGAGAGGGTGACCTCGCCCGCGCCCACCGCGACCCGCAGGGTCAAGGGCGCCACCTTGCGCAGCCGGACGTCGCCCTGCAACCCCTGAAGGTCGAGCCCGCACTGGAGGGCCCGATGGACGAGGGGCGAGAGGTCGTCGTCTGCGCGCTCGCGCGGCCAGATGGCGAGCAGCGCGTCGCCCGCGAACTTCAACACGTCGCCGCCGTGGGCGTAGACCAGGTCGATGAAGCGCCCGAAGTAGGTGTTGAGGATCCGGGTCAGCTCTTCGAGGCCCTCAGGCCCCTGGTGCGAGAGCCGCTCGGTCAAGGCCGTGAAGCCCGAGATGTCCGCGAAGAGCACGGCTCCCTCGTAGTACTCGCGCCGGGGCGAGGAGAGAGGGGCCGGATCTGCCACGTAGCGCTCGGTGATGAGGGCGGGCAGGTAGCTTGCCAGCGAGGAGGTCGGCGTGGGCATCGGGGCGCGTCGAAGCGGTTAGCGGTAGGCCGTCATGCCGACGTTCCAGTCCTGGTGGGCCATGTAACGCTTGAAGTCGGCGATGCTGACGGTGATGTTGCCCTGGCGGGAAAGGGGGTCGTTGAGGTAGACCTGCGAGCTGGTGACGCCGGTGACGAGCACGAAGTGGCCGCCGTCGAACGGGGCGTACTGCTCGCTGGTGAAGCGGCCGCTGTAGGCGACGGGGTTGCCCGCGACGATGACGGGCTTGCCGAGCGAAACCGCCGTGCGGACGCTCTCGAAGCCGTAGGTCCGCTCGTGGTACAGGCCCATACGCTCAGCACCCCGCTCCAGGTCTTCGAGGCTCGAGAGCTTGTAGTCGTCCTCGTTGCCCATCATGGCGCGGCGGGTCTTGCGGATGAACTCCTGCGGGTCCTCGGGGGTGCCGATGAGCGGCGGGATCATGTCGTAGGCCTTGAGGACCATCGCAAGGCTCGCCGGGCCGCAGTTCTGGCTCCAGGCCGGAGCCCCGGGGTTCCACTTGGTGTCGTACATCTGGGACACGAAGAAGGCGTTGGGGTCCGCGTGCGCCAGCGGCCGCGGCGAAGGATAGGGATCGTTGCCGAAGTCGTCGTCAGGGTCGGTCTGGGTGGGGACGACCGCGAGGGTGAGCGAGGCCTTGCGGCCAGCGCGCAGGGTGATCTCTTCGCTGCCCTCGCCGATCTGCACGCCATCGGGGTCGTGGACCTCCACGATGACCTGGACGGTCCCCTCGCTGAGGTTCTCGAAGGCGAGCTTGAGCTTATCGGCGCTCAGCGCCCCGACGGCAAAGGTCTTGATATCCAGGAGCTGGTGATCGCGCAGCACCGAGACCGTGACTTGGTTGGTCTGCCAGTAGGCGCCATCCATGACCGAGGAGGCGGTCTTGAGCGTGTCGAGCTTGAGGCTGACCGTGAGGCGCGCCGACGCCTCGGACTTGCTGGTGCTCCAGGTGGTGCCGCCGTTCGGGAGGTAGCTGCTCGCAGGCACGTAGACGCACGCGGGCAGGCCCACGGCGGCGGCGATGATGAGCGCTTGATACCAGCGACGGTGCATGAAGAGCCCTTCTGAAACAGGCGAGCAAAGTCCAGCATGGATGGTACGGGAAAT
This genomic window from bacterium contains:
- a CDS encoding AAA family ATPase — translated: MPTPTSSLASYLPALITERYVADPAPLSSPRREYYEGAVLFADISGFTALTERLSHQGPEGLEELTRILNTYFGRFIDLVYAHGGDVLKFAGDALLAIWPRERADDDLSPLVHRALQCGLDLQGLQGDVRLRKVAPLTLRVAVGAGEVTLSDLGGAFDRWELLVTGPAITAIGKVAPDVDPGELALTPEAWSLVQAQCVGTTLPSGGVRLDDLHTTFEPRPTRLPVPSTESEKALLSYVPGAVKARLAAGQVRWLSEQRQATILFVKLPGMDQAPLERAQAVMEVLQASLYRFEGSINKLNVDEKGVTLLAALGLPPLAHGDDPVRGLRAALALHESLAALGVEAGVGVTTGRVFCGELGNDRRREYTVLGDAVNLAARLMQAVGVGVWCDATTQQAARAQLRFEAMPAIKVKGKQDPVPVFKPLGDSSPEQAAPTGRLIGRAAERALLSDRMETLVAARNGAIVLLEGDAGMGKSRLVGDFLSLARTRKVTACVGQTDAIERTVPYLAWAPVLASLLSLGAPTDDRDALRASLLERAQLDPAFARLAPLAGAILQLDIPDNAHTAQMDGKVRADNTHELFLNLLGEASERAPLVVVLEDAHWLDSASWALAAVVAERIPSLLMLMTTRPLGANPCAEYQRMKAQPRAVRLTLGGLSFEETVSLVQDRLGATTVPDTAVRLIWERAEGNPFFSEELSLALCESQQLVVEAGVCRQCEAGGSGHLELPGTIEGTITSRLDRLTPQEQSVLKVASVIGRSFNLAMLLALCSLSITREQLLDALEQLQLRGLISLEASAPEPGYYFRHAITWEVVYQQMLPSQQQALHQASAEWYEGQGNTAPDALLAHHWNLAGHPDKAITYLVKAGEAASQHNANQEAIAIFEEALRLMPPADTTRRARCEGLLARSYLALGRFADCQTHAGRALQLANRPIPASDSGLWLGVIRATGRQLLFRTGLAKANRNLSFEAIQRLRDWGLAYEALAEALFYPNDPLRQLYATLTAVNLAEQSGAASALARGYAGLSTVMGSLSLHGAAKRYLQLAQARAQDSGELATRSRVMALGGLSLRMAGHLKEAVASLHEAAQLSETVGDRRQQGLCLMIMANIHATLGEYEQALALYRTVFADAKRFGDVQQPVEALIGLSMCLMRLGRLTEALDSLQAVPPLLESCQDPTLEVDYLSVLALTLLRSGRPEDAQAQAFRALAEVKQAAPGTYNFLQTYRSLSEVLLTLVEQTPTPDPELVQGVREMARQLHPIVALQKTNRPFAFILLGRAEWQTGRRKHAQKLWRMALKLATREQNSYVMGLAHLELGRHLPHGKRSRAKHLRCACDRLHLSEAEVVSPLFGREPGVATAQSGGISDK
- a CDS encoding C39 family peptidase; its protein translation is MHRRWYQALIIAAAVGLPACVYVPASSYLPNGGTTWSTSKSEASARLTVSLKLDTLKTASSVMDGAYWQTNQVTVSVLRDHQLLDIKTFAVGALSADKLKLAFENLSEGTVQVIVEVHDPDGVQIGEGSEEITLRAGRKASLTLAVVPTQTDPDDDFGNDPYPSPRPLAHADPNAFFVSQMYDTKWNPGAPAWSQNCGPASLAMVLKAYDMIPPLIGTPEDPQEFIRKTRRAMMGNEDDYKLSSLEDLERGAERMGLYHERTYGFESVRTAVSLGKPVIVAGNPVAYSGRFTSEQYAPFDGGHFVLVTGVTSSQVYLNDPLSRQGNITVSIADFKRYMAHQDWNVGMTAYR